A section of the Salvelinus alpinus chromosome 36, SLU_Salpinus.1, whole genome shotgun sequence genome encodes:
- the LOC139564816 gene encoding inactive rhomboid protein 1-like isoform X1, protein MAEPRHESTSSLQRKKPPWLRLDIPTAQVSLDEPPTFVQPVKRQGFLRSISMPVEPSHLRSPPRDLFDPRRPPLLRQSSITQTIKSSRRVHFERINTVPVKGQRASRRGPRKHHSLSRTLLRGTADWFGVSKDGDATQKWQRKSLRHCSMRYGRLKPQVIRQMDLSSQDNISLTSTETPPPLYVPSSAHAFGMQKIVDPLARGRAFRMVEEVDGYSVPQTPVTPGAASLCSFTSSRSGLNRLPRRRKRESVAKMSFRAAAALVKGRSLRENATLRRMQRRSFTPASFMEEDVVDLPDELDTSFFARDCLMQEELSTYADEVFESPSEAAMMDVVQEEGSMLDETELTGSALDKSELERSHLMLPLERGWRKAKEGTPGPPKVPLRQEVVSVNGQRRGQRIVVPVKKLFAREKRPYGLGMVGKLTNRTYRKRIDSYVKRQIEDMDDHRPFFTYWITVVHLLITILAVCIYGIAPVGFSQHETVDSVLRNKGVYENVKFVQQENFWVGPSSEALIHLGAKYSPCMRQDQQVHDLIRDKRDIERDSACCVRNDRSGCLQTSEEECSSTLAVWVKWPRHHSTPQLEGNDRQYGSVCHQDPRICLEPASVAPHEWPDDITKWPVCTRYNTGNHTNLPHIDCTITGRPCCIGTKGRCEITSREYCVFMMGYFHEEATLCSQVHCMDDVCGLLPFLNPEIPDQFYRLWLSLFLHAGILHCMVSVCFQMTILRDLEKLAGWLRISIIYILSGITGNLASAIFLPYRAEVGPAGSQFGILACLFVELFQSWQILAQPWRAFIKLLCVVLFLFAFGLLPWIDNFAHIFGFISGFFLSFAFLPYISFGRMDMYRKRLQIIVFLVVFLGLFAGLVVLFYVYPIKCDWCELLTCIPFTDKFCEKYDLNAHLH, encoded by the exons ATGGCTGAACCACGCCATGAGAGCACCAGCAGCCTGCAGAGGAAGAAGCCTCCATGGCTCAGACTGGACATTCCCACTGCTCAGGTGTCCCTGGATGAGCCACCCACCTTCGTCCAG cCGGTGAAGCGCCAGGGTTTCCTCCGCAGTATCAGCATGCCAGTGGAGCCCTCCCACCTCCGGTCCCCGCCTCGCGACCTCTTTGACCCCCGCCGGCCGCCCCTGCTACGCCAGTCCTCCATCACACAGACCATCAAGAG CAGCAGGAGGGTGCACTTTGAGCGGATTAACACAGTGCCTGTTAAGGGTCAGCGGGCATCTCGCCGCGGCCCCAGGAAGCATCACTCTCTCTCCAGAACCCTGCTCAG GGGCACAGCGGACTGGTTCGGGGTCAGTAAGGACGGCGATGCCACTCAGAAATGGCAGAGGAAGAGTCTGCGCCACTGCAGCATGCGCTATGGCCGTCTGAAGCCCCAGGTGATCCGGCAGATGGACCTGTCCAGTCAGGACAACATCTCTCTGACCAGCACCGAGACGCCCCCGCCCCTCTACGTACCCTCCTCAGCACATGCCTTTGGCATGCAGAAG ATCGTGGACCCGTTGGCGAGGGGGCGTGCGTTCCgtatggtggaggaggtggacgGTTACAGCGTGCCCCAGACCCCCGTCACCCCCGGCGCCGCTTCCCTCTGCTCCTTCACCTCCTCCCGCTCGGGCCTCAACCGGCTGCCGCGGCGACGCAAGAGGGAGTCTGTCGCCAAGATGAGCTTCAGGGCAGCAGCCGCTCTGGTTAAG gggcGCTCTCTGCGGGAAAACGCCACCCTGCGGCGGATGCAGAGACGCAGCTTCACCCCTGCCAGCTTCATGGAGGAGGACGTGGTGGACTTACCTGATGAGCTGGACACATCCTTCTTCGCCAGA GACTGTCTGATGCAGGAAGAGTTGTCCACATACGCTGACGAGGTGTTTGAGTCTCCGTCGGAGGCGGCTATGATGGATGTGGTGCAGGAGGAGGGCAGTATGCTGGACGAGACGGAGCTGACCGGCAGCGCTCTGGACAAGAGTGAACTGGAGAGGAGCCATCTCATGCT GCCTCTGGAGCGAGGGTGGCGTAAGGCCAAAGAGGGAACCCCAGGACCGCCCAAGGTGCCCTTGCGGCAGGAGGTGGTGAGTGTGAACGGACAGCGACGGGGGCAGCGCATCGTTGTGCCCGTCAAGAAGCTGTTCGCTCGGGAGAAGAGGCCCTACGGGCTAGGCATGGTGGGGAAGCTCACCAACCGCACCTACCGCAAGCGCATCGACAGCTATGTGAAGAGGCAGATAGAGGACATGGATGACCATAG GCCTTTCTTTACGTACTGGATCACTGTTGTCCACTTGCTGATCACCATCCTGGCTGTCTGCATCTATGGCATCGCCCCCGTGGGCTTCTCCCAGCACGAGACGGTTGATTCT GTTCTAAGAAACAAAGGTGTATATGAAAATGTCAAGTTTGTACAACAAGAGAACTTCTGGGTCGGGCCCAGTTCA GAGGCTCTGATCCACCTGGGGGCCAAGTACTCTCCCTGCATGCGTCAGGACCAGCAGGTGCACGACCTGATCCGGGacaagagagacatagagagagactctgCCTGCTGTGTACGCAACGACCGCTCCGGCTGTCTACAGACCTCAGAGGAGGAGTGTTCG AGTACTCTGGCCGTGTGGGTGAAGTGGCCGCGGCATCACAGCACCCCTCAGCTGGAGGGCAATGACAGGCAGTACGGCTCAGTGTGCCATCAGGACCCCCG GATTTGTCTAGAGCCAGCATCGGTGGCACCGCATGAATGGCCTGATGACATCACCAAGTGGCCA GTTTGCACCAGGTACAACACAGGGAACCACACCAACCTGCCTCACATAGACTGCACCATCACAGGCCGGCCCTGCTGCATCGGCACAAAAGGGAG GTGTGAGATCACGTCCAGGGAGTATTGTGTCTTCATGATGGGCTACTTCCACGAGGAGGCTACTCTCTGCTCCCAA GTTCACTGCATGGATGATGTGTGTGGCCTGCTGCCTTTCCTCAACCCAGAGATCCCAGACCAGTTCTACAGACTgtggctctctctcttcctgcacgCTGG GATCCTTCATTGCATGGTGTCAGTGTGCTTCCAGATGACCATCCTGAGAGACCTGGagaagctggcaggctggctgagGATTTCCATCATATACATCCTGTCTGGCATCACCGGCAACCTAGCCAGCGCCATCTTCCTGCCCTACAGAGCAGAG GTTGGTCCGGCAGGCTCCCAGTTTGGCATCCTGGCCTGCCTGTTTGTGGAGCTGTTCCAGAGCTGGCAGATCCTGGCCCAGCCGTGGCGGGCCTTCATCAAGCTGCTGTGTGTGGTGCTCTTCCTCTTCGCCTTCGGCCTGCTGCCCTGGATCGACAACTTTGCCCACATCTTTGGCTTCATCTCTGGCTTCTTCTTGTCCTTCGCCTTCCTGCCCTACATCAGCTTCGGACGCATGGACATGTACCGCAAACGGCTGCAGATCATCGTCTTCCTggtggtgttcttggggctgttcGCCGGCCTCGTGGTGCTTTTCTATGTGTACCCCATCAAGTGTGACTGGTGTGAACTGCTCACCTGCATCCCCTTCACAGACAAGTTCTGTGAGAAGTACGACCTCAACGCCCACCTCCACTGA
- the LOC139564816 gene encoding inactive rhomboid protein 1-like isoform X2: MAEPRHESTSSLQRKKPPWLRLDIPTAQVSLDEPPTFVQPVKRQGFLRSISMPVEPSHLRSPPRDLFDPRRPPLLRQSSITQTIKRGTADWFGVSKDGDATQKWQRKSLRHCSMRYGRLKPQVIRQMDLSSQDNISLTSTETPPPLYVPSSAHAFGMQKIVDPLARGRAFRMVEEVDGYSVPQTPVTPGAASLCSFTSSRSGLNRLPRRRKRESVAKMSFRAAAALVKGRSLRENATLRRMQRRSFTPASFMEEDVVDLPDELDTSFFARDCLMQEELSTYADEVFESPSEAAMMDVVQEEGSMLDETELTGSALDKSELERSHLMLPLERGWRKAKEGTPGPPKVPLRQEVVSVNGQRRGQRIVVPVKKLFAREKRPYGLGMVGKLTNRTYRKRIDSYVKRQIEDMDDHRPFFTYWITVVHLLITILAVCIYGIAPVGFSQHETVDSVLRNKGVYENVKFVQQENFWVGPSSEALIHLGAKYSPCMRQDQQVHDLIRDKRDIERDSACCVRNDRSGCLQTSEEECSSTLAVWVKWPRHHSTPQLEGNDRQYGSVCHQDPRICLEPASVAPHEWPDDITKWPVCTRYNTGNHTNLPHIDCTITGRPCCIGTKGRCEITSREYCVFMMGYFHEEATLCSQVHCMDDVCGLLPFLNPEIPDQFYRLWLSLFLHAGILHCMVSVCFQMTILRDLEKLAGWLRISIIYILSGITGNLASAIFLPYRAEVGPAGSQFGILACLFVELFQSWQILAQPWRAFIKLLCVVLFLFAFGLLPWIDNFAHIFGFISGFFLSFAFLPYISFGRMDMYRKRLQIIVFLVVFLGLFAGLVVLFYVYPIKCDWCELLTCIPFTDKFCEKYDLNAHLH, from the exons ATGGCTGAACCACGCCATGAGAGCACCAGCAGCCTGCAGAGGAAGAAGCCTCCATGGCTCAGACTGGACATTCCCACTGCTCAGGTGTCCCTGGATGAGCCACCCACCTTCGTCCAG cCGGTGAAGCGCCAGGGTTTCCTCCGCAGTATCAGCATGCCAGTGGAGCCCTCCCACCTCCGGTCCCCGCCTCGCGACCTCTTTGACCCCCGCCGGCCGCCCCTGCTACGCCAGTCCTCCATCACACAGACCATCAAGAG GGGCACAGCGGACTGGTTCGGGGTCAGTAAGGACGGCGATGCCACTCAGAAATGGCAGAGGAAGAGTCTGCGCCACTGCAGCATGCGCTATGGCCGTCTGAAGCCCCAGGTGATCCGGCAGATGGACCTGTCCAGTCAGGACAACATCTCTCTGACCAGCACCGAGACGCCCCCGCCCCTCTACGTACCCTCCTCAGCACATGCCTTTGGCATGCAGAAG ATCGTGGACCCGTTGGCGAGGGGGCGTGCGTTCCgtatggtggaggaggtggacgGTTACAGCGTGCCCCAGACCCCCGTCACCCCCGGCGCCGCTTCCCTCTGCTCCTTCACCTCCTCCCGCTCGGGCCTCAACCGGCTGCCGCGGCGACGCAAGAGGGAGTCTGTCGCCAAGATGAGCTTCAGGGCAGCAGCCGCTCTGGTTAAG gggcGCTCTCTGCGGGAAAACGCCACCCTGCGGCGGATGCAGAGACGCAGCTTCACCCCTGCCAGCTTCATGGAGGAGGACGTGGTGGACTTACCTGATGAGCTGGACACATCCTTCTTCGCCAGA GACTGTCTGATGCAGGAAGAGTTGTCCACATACGCTGACGAGGTGTTTGAGTCTCCGTCGGAGGCGGCTATGATGGATGTGGTGCAGGAGGAGGGCAGTATGCTGGACGAGACGGAGCTGACCGGCAGCGCTCTGGACAAGAGTGAACTGGAGAGGAGCCATCTCATGCT GCCTCTGGAGCGAGGGTGGCGTAAGGCCAAAGAGGGAACCCCAGGACCGCCCAAGGTGCCCTTGCGGCAGGAGGTGGTGAGTGTGAACGGACAGCGACGGGGGCAGCGCATCGTTGTGCCCGTCAAGAAGCTGTTCGCTCGGGAGAAGAGGCCCTACGGGCTAGGCATGGTGGGGAAGCTCACCAACCGCACCTACCGCAAGCGCATCGACAGCTATGTGAAGAGGCAGATAGAGGACATGGATGACCATAG GCCTTTCTTTACGTACTGGATCACTGTTGTCCACTTGCTGATCACCATCCTGGCTGTCTGCATCTATGGCATCGCCCCCGTGGGCTTCTCCCAGCACGAGACGGTTGATTCT GTTCTAAGAAACAAAGGTGTATATGAAAATGTCAAGTTTGTACAACAAGAGAACTTCTGGGTCGGGCCCAGTTCA GAGGCTCTGATCCACCTGGGGGCCAAGTACTCTCCCTGCATGCGTCAGGACCAGCAGGTGCACGACCTGATCCGGGacaagagagacatagagagagactctgCCTGCTGTGTACGCAACGACCGCTCCGGCTGTCTACAGACCTCAGAGGAGGAGTGTTCG AGTACTCTGGCCGTGTGGGTGAAGTGGCCGCGGCATCACAGCACCCCTCAGCTGGAGGGCAATGACAGGCAGTACGGCTCAGTGTGCCATCAGGACCCCCG GATTTGTCTAGAGCCAGCATCGGTGGCACCGCATGAATGGCCTGATGACATCACCAAGTGGCCA GTTTGCACCAGGTACAACACAGGGAACCACACCAACCTGCCTCACATAGACTGCACCATCACAGGCCGGCCCTGCTGCATCGGCACAAAAGGGAG GTGTGAGATCACGTCCAGGGAGTATTGTGTCTTCATGATGGGCTACTTCCACGAGGAGGCTACTCTCTGCTCCCAA GTTCACTGCATGGATGATGTGTGTGGCCTGCTGCCTTTCCTCAACCCAGAGATCCCAGACCAGTTCTACAGACTgtggctctctctcttcctgcacgCTGG GATCCTTCATTGCATGGTGTCAGTGTGCTTCCAGATGACCATCCTGAGAGACCTGGagaagctggcaggctggctgagGATTTCCATCATATACATCCTGTCTGGCATCACCGGCAACCTAGCCAGCGCCATCTTCCTGCCCTACAGAGCAGAG GTTGGTCCGGCAGGCTCCCAGTTTGGCATCCTGGCCTGCCTGTTTGTGGAGCTGTTCCAGAGCTGGCAGATCCTGGCCCAGCCGTGGCGGGCCTTCATCAAGCTGCTGTGTGTGGTGCTCTTCCTCTTCGCCTTCGGCCTGCTGCCCTGGATCGACAACTTTGCCCACATCTTTGGCTTCATCTCTGGCTTCTTCTTGTCCTTCGCCTTCCTGCCCTACATCAGCTTCGGACGCATGGACATGTACCGCAAACGGCTGCAGATCATCGTCTTCCTggtggtgttcttggggctgttcGCCGGCCTCGTGGTGCTTTTCTATGTGTACCCCATCAAGTGTGACTGGTGTGAACTGCTCACCTGCATCCCCTTCACAGACAAGTTCTGTGAGAAGTACGACCTCAACGCCCACCTCCACTGA
- the LOC139564817 gene encoding serotonin N-acetyltransferase-like, giving the protein MTHQVSRSPFLKPFYTRTPVGGVIPRTQRRHTLPASEFRNLTPQDAISVFEIEREAFVSVSGECPLTLDEVLNFLSQCPELSLAWFEEGQLVAFIIGSGWGKERLEQEAMTQHVPETSAVHIHVLSVHRHARQQGKGSILLWRYLQYLRCVPGLRRALLVCEEFLVPFYQKAGFKEKGPSAITVPNLTFQEMEYHIGGAAYARRNSGC; this is encoded by the exons ATGACACATCAGGTCAGCCGCTCTCCGTTCCTCAAGCCCTTCTACACGAGGACCCCGGTTGGTGGGGTCATTCCGCGAACCCAGAGACGCCACACGCTCCCCGCCAGCGAGTTCAGAAACCTGACCCCACAGGACGCCATCAGCGTGTTCGAGATCGAGAGAGAAG CATTCGTCTCTGTGTCTGGCGAGTGTCCACTCACTCTTGACGAGGTGCTGAACTTCCTAAGTCAGTGTCCGGAGCTCTCCCTGGCCTGGTTTGAAGAGGGCCAGCTGGTGGCGTTCATCATCGGCTCAGGCTGGGGCaaagagagactggagcag GAGGCCATGACCCAGCATGTCCCAGAAACCTCGGCAGTGCACATCCATGTGCTGTCTGTGCACCGCCACGCTCGCCAGCAGGGTAAAGGTTCCATCCTGCTGTGGCGCTACCTGCAGTACCTGCGATGTGTGCCAGGCCTCCGGAGGGCCCTGCTGGTCTGCGAGGAGTTCCTGGTGCCCTTCTACCAGAAGGCAGGCTTCAAGGAAAAGGGGCCTTCTGCCATCACCGTGCCCAACCTCACCTTCCAGGAGATGGAGTACCATATCGGCGGAGCGGCCTACGCACGGCGGAACAGCGGCTGCTAG